The DNA segment CACGTAGGAGCGGTCTACGTTACCCAAGTGTGCTCAGGAAAGGGAGAACGGTCGCGTAGGAGCGGTCTACGTTACCCAAGTGGACTCAAGAACTAAGAAAAAGAGCGGCCCAAAGAAAGGCCGCCCATTTTATCCTATTCCTCTTTAAGAACACGAACTTGAGAATCAAATTTCCCTTTATGTGAGCCATCACAGTATGGCTTATTGTTCGATAAACCGCAGCGGCAAAGGGAAAAGGCTGGTTTTGATGGATAGACATTACCTTCGCCATCAAGCAGTTCCACATCACCTGTAATTCGTAATGAACCGTTATCATTTACCTTGATTTGTACTTTTGACAAAGCAAACACCCCTTTTGGAATTTCATATTAACTTTGAGAATAACTGGAATATAAGGAAAATGCAATAAAAGACGAGCAAAAAAATAAAAATCCCTTAAAACCTATGTTACAATCACCCTATGCACAAAAAAGGGGATTTAATCATGCAAATTACTATAACAGCGGCAGCAATAGAAAAAATAAATGAAAGAACAGCAGGCCGCAAAGGGTTTTTAAAATTAAAATACGATACAGATGGCTGTGGGTGCGCGGTAAATGGGGTAATTGCCCTGTGGTTTGTACCGGCATTAGATCAAGATGACTTGGCCATCGAAACAAATGATCGACCGGTATATGTAGAAAAAGCGAAAACCGTTTTTTTAGATGAAGAAATGAAAATCGATTTTTCTCAAACCGCCAATTGTTTTCAACTAAAAAGTCCACAGCAAATCTTAAATGGACACATGAGCCTAATGATTAAAGAAAAAACAGTATAAAGTATAAACTTCGACTTCGAGAATGGTCCAGCTCCAGCGCCTAGCCCCTCGGGTCAAATAACCTTCGGCAATAAAAGTCAAAATGCGGACTTTTCTTGCCGAAGAACATTTGCCTGTCGGGGCTGACCAAGGCGCTTGCGCTTTTCTTAAATAGATGATAAACCTTGATGAACATATGTCTCTAAAAATTCATCGATGACTCGCTCATAATCCGCACGGTTTTCGTTAAAGGACTGGGCATGCCGTCCATTTTCAGCAAGGTATAACATTTTAGGACCCTTTTTTTGCTCAAATAAGTCCTTTGACATGGTAGGGAGTATAAAATCGTCCTTTTGACTGTGAATGAACAGAACAGGGTGTTTAATATTTTCAATAACTGAAATGGGTGATACGTGACGAATAGAATATTTGTCTCGAAAACGCAAAAGGATATCACCAATCGGAAGTAACAGTCCGGGTAGGAGCTTAAAGTCTTTTTTTATGAGATAGGCAAGCTGCTCCTTAAAATCAGAAAATGGGCAATCAGCAATGTAAAAGTCAGCCCCATCCTCAAGGAGCCCCGCATATAACAGCATGGTAGCGGCTCCCATGGATTCCCCGTGAATGCCAAGCTCAAGGTTCGGTCCTTTTTCTTTTTTTAGCCAATCGACAATCGTTTTAAGGTCGAATTTTTCATAGTGACCAAAGCTGGTTGTTTTTCCACCGGATTCTCCGTGTCGGCGATGGTCGTAAATGAAAGCATTAAACCCTCTATCGAGAAAGAGGTTCGCATATTTAATCGAATTCATTTTCGTTTCCGTTACGCCATGAGAAATAATAATATATCGGTTCGTCTTGTGTGGTTCAATAAGAAGACCTTTAATCATGTAACCAAATGGTGAAGGAATATCAACCTCCTGCTTTGGCAAAGACTCGAATTCATCAGGCTTATATCGGCCGGCTTCCTTTTCGCGCCTTAAGATTAATTCTTCATCCTTTTTCTTCATATACATCAGACGGTTGGTAAAGTATAGAGCAAGAGATAACCAGAAAAATAACACAATAAACAAAGTCCGAAATGTCTTCCTCACAATTGGCACCTCCTGAAGTAATTAGTATAAAATATGAAAGTCACGTTTTTAGTGCCCATAAATTAACAGTTTTAATTTTAGCATAAAAAAAGCCGCTCACACCAATAAGCGGCGGCTTCTGATTGAAATAAAATTGATTCTTTGAACTTTGATAACTGTCTAGCTGCAGCGTCTAGCCCCTCGGGGTCAAATAACCTTCGGCAAGAAAAGTCAAAATGCGGACTTTTCTCGCCGAAGAACATTTGCCTGTCGGGGCTGAACAAGACGCTTCGCTTTTCTTATTGCTCAGAATTCTGTCTTTTCGTTGGATGTAGTGCTTTTTCGAGTTCCTCGGCAGCAATCATCCGTTTGCCGCCACCAGCTGTATCTGCATAATTTTTCCCGCTTTGACTGTTACCTTTGTCCCGCTTTTGGCTCATAAAATCTAGCTCCCTTCAAGGTGGTCTCAATTATTAAGATGGATTACCAGAAGACCGATTATTCACGAAAAACGAGATTAGATTTTAGACAGTTTGAGCATGAAGGCGATAATAACTGCTTTCGATGGGTCTTGAAAGATGTGGACGCACGATTTCAATAGCAGCAAGGAGTTTCTCCAAGCTTACACCTGTGTCAATTCCCATCCGTTCAAGCATATACACTACATCCTCCGTGGCTGCGTTTCCTGCAGCACCAGGAGCGAATGGGCAGCCGCCAAGACCGCCAGCCGACGTATCAAACCGGTCAATACCTGCCTGTAGAGAAGCGAAAATATTCGCAAGAGCGAGCTTTCGTGTGTCATGGAAATGGGCGGTTAACATGGTATCTGAAAACTCTTCTTTTAACTGTGAAAATAAGGAGTACGCTTCATTTGGTGCAGCCATGCCAATGGTATCAGCCACACTTAATTCATCCACGCCAGCCTCTACAAACTCAGAACAAAGCTTTACAGTATCTTTTTCATTTATTTTTCCTTCATACGGACAATAGAAGGCGGTCGAAATACAAGCACGGACAAAATAGTTTTTTTCTTTTAGCTCATGGATGATCGGTTTTAGCTCTGCCATACTATCCTGCGTTGTTTTGTTGATGTTTTTTAGATTAAAACTGTTGCTGACACCAACAAATACGGCTACAGCTTTGCAATCAGTAGAATACACCCGATCAATTCCTTTACGGTTTGGAGCAAGGACAAAGTTTCTCGCGTTTCCATCAAGGCAGTCTGCAACAATTTCTGGTGCGTCTCCCATTTGTGGCACCCACTTTGGAGACACAAACGAAGTCAACTCCATTTCCTCTAG comes from the Neobacillus sp. PS2-9 genome and includes:
- a CDS encoding hydroxymethylglutaryl-CoA lyase, producing MMLSLPKKVTIIEVGPRDGLQNEKLFVPTDIKKQFIFGLRNAGLEEMELTSFVSPKWVPQMGDAPEIVADCLDGNARNFVLAPNRKGIDRVYSTDCKAVAVFVGVSNSFNLKNINKTTQDSMAELKPIIHELKEKNYFVRACISTAFYCPYEGKINEKDTVKLCSEFVEAGVDELSVADTIGMAAPNEAYSLFSQLKEEFSDTMLTAHFHDTRKLALANIFASLQAGIDRFDTSAGGLGGCPFAPGAAGNAATEDVVYMLERMGIDTGVSLEKLLAAIEIVRPHLSRPIESSYYRLHAQTV
- a CDS encoding iron-sulfur cluster biosynthesis family protein yields the protein MQITITAAAIEKINERTAGRKGFLKLKYDTDGCGCAVNGVIALWFVPALDQDDLAIETNDRPVYVEKAKTVFLDEEMKIDFSQTANCFQLKSPQQILNGHMSLMIKEKTV
- a CDS encoding alpha/beta hydrolase yields the protein MRKTFRTLFIVLFFWLSLALYFTNRLMYMKKKDEELILRREKEAGRYKPDEFESLPKQEVDIPSPFGYMIKGLLIEPHKTNRYIIISHGVTETKMNSIKYANLFLDRGFNAFIYDHRRHGESGGKTTSFGHYEKFDLKTIVDWLKKEKGPNLELGIHGESMGAATMLLYAGLLEDGADFYIADCPFSDFKEQLAYLIKKDFKLLPGLLLPIGDILLRFRDKYSIRHVSPISVIENIKHPVLFIHSQKDDFILPTMSKDLFEQKKGPKMLYLAENGRHAQSFNENRADYERVIDEFLETYVHQGLSSI
- a CDS encoding CDGSH iron-sulfur domain-containing protein; the protein is MSKVQIKVNDNGSLRITGDVELLDGEGNVYPSKPAFSLCRCGLSNNKPYCDGSHKGKFDSQVRVLKEE